TCGAGCGGGAGATCGACCGGATGGAGAAGGACCTCTCGCCGCTCGAGACGTTCATCCTTCCCGGCGGTTCGGAATTGGCGGCGAGGCTCCATCTGGCCCGCACCGTGTGCCGGAGGGCCGAGCGCGAGGTCGTGGCCCTGGCGGCCTCCGCCAAGGGCGGGGAGGCGGTGGGCGCCGAGATCGTCGTCTACATGAACCGACTGTCGGATTTTCTCTTCGTCCTCGCCCGCTGGGCCAACCTCAAGGCGGGCGTCGCGGACGTCCCGTGGACGAAAAAAGAGTGAGCGGACCCAGCTTTGCTGGGGGAGGGAACGGGTAATTCTATGACTGA
The genomic region above belongs to bacterium and contains:
- a CDS encoding cob(I)yrinic acid a,c-diamide adenosyltransferase, whose translation is MKIYTKTGDQGETGLFGGPRVRKDHARIRAYGEVDELNAVVGFARAANRDGGVDGLLQAIQNDLFDVGAVLAAPDPEKLKGKGRFAGAREVERLEREIDRMEKDLSPLETFILPGGSELAARLHLARTVCRRAEREVVALAASAKGGEAVGAEIVVYMNRLSDFLFVLARWANLKAGVADVPWTKKE